One stretch of Terriglobia bacterium DNA includes these proteins:
- a CDS encoding O-methyltransferase — protein sequence MPGITESAVDEYLLSILPPRDSVLQEMEAEAAKRDIPIVGPAVGRVLYQYARLINAKKVFELGSAIGYSTLWFARAVGEGGEVFYTDSDPKNADEASGYFRRAGVAERIHMGVGDALEQLAQRQREFDIIFNDVDKEYYPRVLDLAPNHLRRGGLFITDNVLWYGRVTEAESKDKDTRAIQEFNQRLYAMKDFFTTILPLRDGLAVAVKA from the coding sequence ATGCCGGGAATCACCGAATCCGCAGTCGATGAGTACCTGCTATCCATCCTCCCGCCGCGCGATTCTGTCTTGCAGGAGATGGAAGCGGAGGCTGCCAAGCGCGATATCCCAATCGTGGGCCCGGCGGTTGGACGCGTGCTTTATCAATATGCTCGGCTGATCAACGCCAAAAAAGTTTTTGAACTAGGCTCCGCGATCGGATACTCCACCCTCTGGTTTGCCAGGGCGGTAGGCGAGGGCGGGGAAGTCTTCTATACAGACAGCGACCCTAAAAATGCCGATGAAGCCAGCGGTTACTTTCGCCGGGCGGGTGTGGCGGAAAGAATCCACATGGGCGTGGGCGACGCGCTGGAGCAACTCGCGCAACGGCAGCGGGAGTTCGACATCATTTTCAATGACGTCGATAAAGAGTATTATCCGCGCGTGCTGGATCTGGCGCCGAACCATCTGCGCCGCGGCGGCTTGTTTATTACCGATAACGTCCTCTGGTATGGGCGGGTGACGGAAGCGGAATCGAAAGACAAAGATACCCGTGCCATTCAGGAATTTAACCAGCGCCTGTACGCGATGAAGGATTTCTTCACCACGATCCTGCCATTGAGAGATGGATTAGCAGTAGCGGTGAAGGCTTGA